From the genome of Uranotaenia lowii strain MFRU-FL chromosome 1, ASM2978415v1, whole genome shotgun sequence, one region includes:
- the LOC129744340 gene encoding 26S proteasome non-ATPase regulatory subunit 1, with the protein MVVKKLNITSAAGIICLLDEPIQELKVFALKKLDTIVDEFWPEISEAVEKIEILHEDKAFGQHDLAALVASKVYYHLGSFEDSLTYALGAGDLFDVNARNEYVDTIIAKCIDHYTQLRVQMAENPGKAKPIDARLEAIVNRMIQRCLDDGQYRQALGIALETRRMDVVESSIMKADDIPGMLAYAFQVTMSLIQNRAFRNTVLRCLVGLYRNLGVPDYVNMCQCLIFLEDPLAVAELLDGLTKGDEHSVLMAYQIAFDLYESATQQFLGQVLQALKATAPIPSALISNLKPQGTSAATPSVPEIKQEPKEGEDGDIKVERTVESLNETEKSHQANIEKLAGILSGEVTIDLQLQFLIRSNHADLQILRATKEAVRVSICHTATVIANAFMHSGTTSDQFLRDNLEWLARATNWAKMTATASLGVIHRGHETESLALMQSYLPKESGPSSGYSEGGGLYALGLIHANHGANIIDYLLQQLKDAQNENVRHGGCLGLGLAAMGTHRQDVYEQLKFNLYQDDAVTGEAAGIAMGMVMLGSKHAPAIEDMVAYAQETQHEKILRGLAVGISLTMYARLEEADSLVTSLSNDKDPVLRRSGMYTIAMAYCGTGNNQAIRKLLHVAVSDVNDDVRRAAVTAIGFILFRNSEQCPSVVSLLAESYNPHVRYGAAMALGIACAGTGLREAIALLEPMAKFDPVNFVRQGALIASAMILIQQTDQTCPKVTFFRQLYTQVITNKHEDVMAKYGAILAQGIIDAGGRNVTVSLQSRTGHTNLQAVVGMLVFTQYWYWFPLAHCLSLAFTPTSLIALNSDLKIPKIDLKSAARPSLYAYPAPLEEKKREERDKVATAVLSLAARAKRRTGDKKKDTKTSGDSDSKMEVDEETSPTTKPKEESKTTTPVKDEAKKDDKKDSKKDEKKDSKKDAAGPASPATGGEESTSAAAGTSGSTDATKKPKEPEPSFEILHNPARVMRQQLKVVSIAEGSPYTPLKDVTIGGIIMMQHNASAGEQVLVERVVACGPKNDDLKEPEAPEPFEYIED; encoded by the exons ATGGTGGTGAAAAAGCTGAACATCACTTCCGCCGCCGGCATCATCTGCCTGCTGGATGAGCCAATCCAGGAGCTGAAGGTTTTCGCCCTCAAGAAGCTTGACACCATTGTGGACGAGTTCTGGCCTGAAATTTCCGAAGCAgtggaaaaaatagaaatcctCCACGAAGACAAAGCATTCGGGCAGCATGACTTGGCAGCATTAGTGGCGTCCAAGGTGTACTATCATTTGGGGTCGTTCGAGGATTCGCTAACTTACGCTCTGGGAGCGGGAGATCTGTTCGATGTGAATGCCCGCAACGAGTATGTGGACACAATCATCGCCAAGTGCATTGACCACTATACGCAACTTCGGGTGCAGATGGCCGAAAATCCTGGCAAGGCCAAGCCCATCGATGCCCGACTGGAGGCCATTGTAAATCGGATGATTCAACGGTGCCTGGACGACGGACAGTACCGGCAGGCCTTGGGAATTGCGCTGGAAACGCGCCGAATGGATGTGGTTGAATCTTCCATCATGAAGGCCGACGATATTCCCGGGATGCTGGCCTATGCTTTCCAG GTCACCATGAGCCTGATCCAGAACCGCGCCTTCCGAAATACCGTGCTCAGATGTCTGGTTGGACTGTACCGCAACTTGGGCGTCCCGGATTACGTCAACATGTGCCAGTGCTTGATTTTCCTCGAAGATCCGCTAGCCGTTGCCGAATTGCTCGACGGCCTCACTAAGGGTGACGAACATTCCGTCCTGATGGCCTACCAGATTGCTTTCGATCTGTACGAATCGGCAACGCAACAGTTCCTAGGGCAAGTGCTGCAGGCCCTCAAAGCTACGGCTCCGATTCCTTCGGCGCTGATTTCCAATTTGAAACCGCAAGGCACTAGTGCAGCCACGCCTAGTGTTCCGGAAATCAAACAAGAACCGAAAGAAGGAGAGGACGGCGATATCAAGGTTGAACGTACGGTCGAGAGTCTAAACGAGACGGAAAAGTCGCACCAAGCTAACATCGAAAAGCTGGCAGGAATTCTGTCCGGGGAGGTTACCATTGATTTGCAACTGCAATTTTTGATCCGTTCGAATCATGcagatttgcaaattttgagaGCTACAAAGGAGGCAGTTCGAGTTTCGATTTGCCACACGGCGACCGTTATTGCCAATGCTTTTATGCATAGCGGAACAACAAGCGACCAGTTTCTGAGAGATAATCTGGAATGGCTTGCTAGGGCCACGAACTGGGCTAAGATGACTGCGACCGCTTCGCTGGGAGTAATTCATCGTGGCCATGAGACGGAATCTTTGGCTCTGATGCAAAGTTATCTTCCAAAGGAAAGCGGACCAAGCTCCGGTTACTCCGAGGGCGGTGGCCTTTATGCTTTGGGTTTGATCCATGCCAATCATGGGGCGAATATCATTGATTATTTGCTGCAGCAGCTGAAGGATGCTCAGAATGAAAATGTACGCCATGGTGGCTGTTTGGGATTGGGTTTGGCTGCAATGGGCACTCACAGGCAGGATGTTTACGAACAGCTGAAGTTCAATTTGTATCAGGACGATGCAGTTACAGGCGAAGCCGCTGGAATTGCCATGGGTATGGTGATGCTTGGATCTAAGCATGCTCCGGCCATCGAAGATATGGTGGCCTATGCTCAGGAAACTCAGCATGAAAAAATCCTTCGTGGATTGGCTGTTGGTATTTCGCTGACCATGTACGCTCGTCTGGAGGAGGCTGACTCTCTGGTAACCAGCTTGTCCAACGATAAAGATCCGGTTTTACGTCGCAGTGGAATGTACACCATTGCTATGGCTTATTGTGGAACTGGCAATAACCAAGCGATCCGTAAGCTGCTTCATGTGGCAGTTAGCGATGTTAATGATGACGTTCGTCGTGCAGCTGTTACTGCTATCGGTTTTATTCTGTTCCGTAACTCGGAGCAATGTCCTTCAGTCGTGTCCCTCTTGGCGGAATCCTACAATCCGCATGTTCGTTACGGAGCCGCGATGGCCTTAGGCATAGCATGTGCTGGAACCGGACTTCGTGAAGCTATTGCCCTGCTGGAGCCGATGGCTAAATTCGATCCTGTTAACTTTGTCCGTCAAGGAGCTCTGATTGCCTCCGCCATGATCCTGATCCAACAAACCGATCAAACTTGCCCCAAGGTCACATTCTTCCGTCAGCTGTACACCCAAGTTATTACAAACAAACACGAAGATGTCATGGCCAAGTACGGAGCTATTTTGGCCCAAGGAATAATCGACGCCGGCGGACGAAACGTAACTGTCAGCCTGCAATCAAGAACTGGTCACACCAATCTGCAAGCAGTCGTCGGAATGTTGGTCTTCACGCAATACTGGTACTGGTTCCCATTGGCCCATTGCTTATCCCTTGCATTTACACCAACTTCTTTGATTGCTCTCAACTCGGACCTCAAAATCCCGAAGATCGATCTGAAATCTGCAGCACGTCCTTCACTATATGCTTACCCTGCTCCATTAGAAGAGAAAAAGCGCGAAGAGCGCGACAAGGTTGCTACTGCTGTTTTGTCCCTGGCCGCTCGTGCCAAACGTCGTACCGGAGATAAGAAAAAAGACACCAAAACCTCTGGCGATTCCGATTCCAAGATGGAAGTTGACGAGGAAACATCTCCGACCACTAAACCGAAAGAAGAATCAAAAACTACTACCCCGGTCAAAGACGAAGCTAAAAAGGACGacaaaaaagactcaaaaaagGATGAGAAAAAGGACAGCAAGAAAGATGCAGCTGGTCCAGCTTCACCGGCAACCGGCGGAGAAGAATCCACCTCTGCAGCAGCCGGGACGAGTGGCTCAACTGACGCCACCAAGAAACCCAAGGAACCGGAACCAAGCTTCGAAATCCTGCACAACCCGGCCCGGGTCATGCGTCAACAGCTTAAGGTGGTTAGCATTGCCGAGGGATCGCCGTACACTCCGCTGAAGGACGTCACCATCGGTGGCATCATCATGATGCAGCATAATGCCAGTGCCGGGGAACAGGTGCTGGTCGAGCGGGTCGTTGCCTGCGGTCCCAAGAACGATGACCTCAAGGAACCGGAAGCACCGGAACCGTTCGAGTATATTGAAGATTAA
- the LOC129744476 gene encoding serine/threonine-protein kinase D1 isoform X2 produces MAGPEITFIFQFGNLRDIVTVSSQSLTLKTLKDLACDFINSKIPENGLNRLSDRLLLFRHDYTSPNVLQMVNSASEINDETLVEIVLTANPINAPGSEDIPLVRPHALAVHSYKAPTFCDFCGEMLFGLVRQGLKCDGCGQNYHKRCVVKVPNNCSRVEHTGVLNSNNGKRRTSSSLHPPPPRSPSGGSNTSLISDDQSSTTGSGSLLLTAQQTAPGSIRQNRSPSLGSRGCSTVGSIKIPHSFSIHTYTRPTVCQYCKKLLKGLFKQGVQCRDCHYNAHKKCVELVPKDCTGENTQPVDPHDDRTGGNDREMTYKEDGGDESDVDDNVCGAGSSSNNNSSSSQNRNMNLLMDAGPPVKINGMITPLHEEDVAECSDRLAVICEQSRQSSDSSSSPSANIPLMRIVQSVKHTKRRDGRAVKEGWLVHFTNKDKSVKRHYWRLDSKAITLFVSDQGSKYYREIPLNEILTVDPARNLQNEVLHCFEIRTANVDYFVGQDPLYNLKEGDPMLALPPPDSGIGAYLAKSWETAIKQALMPVTSSRTESVSSEPEEKVTDMSQLYQIFPDEVLGSGQFGIVYGGIHRKTHRAVAIKVIDKLRFPTKQEAQLKNEVAILQNLCHAGVVNLERMFETPERIFVVMEKLKGDMLEMILSHQNGRLNERVTKFLITQILVALKYLHSRNIVHCDLKPENVLLSSDNEFPQVKLCDFGFARIIGEKSFRRSVVGTPAYLAPEVLRNKGYNRSLDMWSVGVIIYVSLSGTFPFNEDEDINDQIQNAAFMYPPNPWKEISSDAIDLINNLLQVKQRKRFTVDKSLLHCWLQDLQTWNDLRILEAQVGLRYLTHESDDARWGSSTLMGGGMP; encoded by the exons ATGGCCGGACCAGAAATCACGTTTATCTTCCAGTTCGGAAACCTGCGGGATATCGTAACTGTGTCTAGCCAGTCACTGACCCTGAAAACGCTCAAGGATTTAGCCTGTGATTTTATCAACTCTAAG atacCAGAAAACGGCCTAAACCGTCTATCAGATCGCCTACTTTTATTCCGCCATGACTACACCTCACCCAACGTCCTACAAATGGTCAATTCAGCCTCCGAAATTAATGATGAAACATTGGTGGAAATCGTTCTCACAGCCAACC CAATTAACGCCCCGGGTTCAGAAGATATACCATTAGTGCGGCCGCATGCCCTGGCCGTGCATTCCTACAAGGCACCCACATTTTGTGACTTCTGTGGGGAGATGCTGTTCGGTCTGGTTCGCCAGGGACTGAAGTGTGACGGATGTGGTCAAAACTATCACAAACGCTGTGTCGTTAAAGTGCCAAATAATTGCAGCCGGGTGGAGCACACCGGTGTACTGAACAGCAACAACGGCAAAAGGCGGACATCTTCGTCCCTGCATCCGCCCCCACCGCGAAGCCCATCCGGTGGTTCCAACACATCCCTCATCTCAGACGATCAAAGCAGCACAACTGGATCCGGTTCACTGCTG CTTACTGCTCAACAAACGGCGCCCGGGAGCATCCGCCAGAACCGATCCCCATCGCTGGGCAGTCGAGGCTGCAGTACCGTTGGCAGCATCAAAATACCTCACAGCTTCTCTATCCATACCTACACTCGTCCGACGGTTTGCCAGTACTGTAAGAAGCTGCTCAAAGGACTGTTTAAACAGGGTGTCCAGTGTCGGGATTGTCATTACAATGCGCACAAAAAATGTGTGGAGCTAGTACCGAAAGATTGTACGGGAGAAAACACTCAGCCGGTAGATCCGCACGATGACCGAACTGGTGGGAATGATCGAGAAATGACCTACAAAGAGGATGGTGGGGACGAAAGTGATGTGGACGATAACGTATGCGGAGCTGGAAGTTCGAGTAATAACAATAGCAGCAGTAGTCAGAATCGGAATATGAATCTGTTGATGGATGCTGGACCTCCGGTTAAAATTAACGGAATGATCACGCCGCTACACGAAGAAGATGTAGCAGAGTGCAGTGATCGTTTAGCTGTGATCTGCGAACAGTCTCGACAATCGAGTGATTCTTCATCGTCACCTAGTGCAAATATTCCGCTCATGAGAATTGTGCAATCTGTAAAACACACTAAGAGACGCGATGGCCGAGCCGTCAAGGAAGGTTGGTTGGTACATTTTACCAACAAGGACAAATCAGTCAAACGACATTACTGGCGGCTGGATTCCAAAGCCATCACGTTGTTTGTTTCGGATCAGGGAAGCAAGTATTATCGAGAGATACCTTTGAACGAAATTCTCACTGTAGACCCCGctagaaatttgcaaaatgaaGTGCTGCATTGCTTCGAGATACGGACAGCCAACGTGGATTACTTTGTCGGGCAGGACCCGTTGTATAATCTCAAAGAAG GCGATCCTATGCTCGCGCTTCCGCCGCCGGACAGTGGAATAGGCGCATACCTGGCCAAAAGCTGGGAAACTGCCATCAAACAAGCGCTGATGCCGGTCACCAGTAGTCGCACCGAGTCTGTTAGCAGTGAGCCGGAGGAAAAGGTCACCGACATGAGTCAACTCTACCAAATTTTCCCCGATGAAGTGCTtggctccggacagtttggaaTCGTTTACGGTGGCATTCATCGGAAGACACACCGGGCGGTGGCCATTAAGGTAATCGATAAGCTGCGCTTTCCCACCAAACAGGAGGCACAGCTGAAGAACGAAGTTGCTATTCTGCAAAATTTGTGTCACGCCGGGGTCGTCAATTTGGAGCGCATGTTCGAAACGCCGGAGCGTATTTTTGTGGTAATGGAAAAGTTGAAGGGGGACAtgctggaaatgattttgtcACATCAAAACGGGCGACTAAACGAAAGAGTTACGAAGTTCCTGATTACTCAG ATTCTGGTAGCTTTGAAGTATCTGCATAGCCGCAATATCGTTCACTGTGATCTGAAACCAGAAAACGTGCTGCTATCGTCGGACAACGAATTTCCGCAAGTGAAGCTGTGCGATTTTGGATTCGCCCGGATCATTGGGGAAAAGTCATTCCGCAGATCTGTGGTAGGAACGCCGGCCTATCTGG CTCCTGAAGTTCTACGGAACAAAGGATACAATCGCTCGCTGGATATGTGGAGCGTGGGAGTTATCATCTACGTCAGTTTAAGTGGAACGTTTCCCTTCAACGAGGACGAAGATATCAAcgatcagattcagaatgctgCCTTCATGTACCCCCCGAACCCGTGGAAAGAAATTTCCTCCGatg CGATCGATCTCATCAACAATTTGCTGCAGGTCAAGCAGCGGAAGCGTTTTACGGTTGATAAGAGTTTGCTACACTGTTGGCTGCAAGATTTGCAAACCTGGAACGATCTGCGTATACTGGAAGCTCAGGTTGGTTTGCGATATCTGACGCACGAATCCGATGACGCACGTTGGGGTTCCTCTACGCTGATGGGAGGCGGGATGCCATGA
- the LOC129744476 gene encoding serine/threonine-protein kinase D1 isoform X1, protein MAGPEITFIFQFGNLRDIVTVSSQSLTLKTLKDLACDFINSKIPENGLNRLSDRLLLFRHDYTSPNVLQMVNSASEINDETLVEIVLTANHTLLLPAINAPGSEDIPLVRPHALAVHSYKAPTFCDFCGEMLFGLVRQGLKCDGCGQNYHKRCVVKVPNNCSRVEHTGVLNSNNGKRRTSSSLHPPPPRSPSGGSNTSLISDDQSSTTGSGSLLLTAQQTAPGSIRQNRSPSLGSRGCSTVGSIKIPHSFSIHTYTRPTVCQYCKKLLKGLFKQGVQCRDCHYNAHKKCVELVPKDCTGENTQPVDPHDDRTGGNDREMTYKEDGGDESDVDDNVCGAGSSSNNNSSSSQNRNMNLLMDAGPPVKINGMITPLHEEDVAECSDRLAVICEQSRQSSDSSSSPSANIPLMRIVQSVKHTKRRDGRAVKEGWLVHFTNKDKSVKRHYWRLDSKAITLFVSDQGSKYYREIPLNEILTVDPARNLQNEVLHCFEIRTANVDYFVGQDPLYNLKEGDPMLALPPPDSGIGAYLAKSWETAIKQALMPVTSSRTESVSSEPEEKVTDMSQLYQIFPDEVLGSGQFGIVYGGIHRKTHRAVAIKVIDKLRFPTKQEAQLKNEVAILQNLCHAGVVNLERMFETPERIFVVMEKLKGDMLEMILSHQNGRLNERVTKFLITQILVALKYLHSRNIVHCDLKPENVLLSSDNEFPQVKLCDFGFARIIGEKSFRRSVVGTPAYLAPEVLRNKGYNRSLDMWSVGVIIYVSLSGTFPFNEDEDINDQIQNAAFMYPPNPWKEISSDAIDLINNLLQVKQRKRFTVDKSLLHCWLQDLQTWNDLRILEAQVGLRYLTHESDDARWGSSTLMGGGMP, encoded by the exons ATGGCCGGACCAGAAATCACGTTTATCTTCCAGTTCGGAAACCTGCGGGATATCGTAACTGTGTCTAGCCAGTCACTGACCCTGAAAACGCTCAAGGATTTAGCCTGTGATTTTATCAACTCTAAG atacCAGAAAACGGCCTAAACCGTCTATCAGATCGCCTACTTTTATTCCGCCATGACTACACCTCACCCAACGTCCTACAAATGGTCAATTCAGCCTCCGAAATTAATGATGAAACATTGGTGGAAATCGTTCTCACAGCCAACC ACACTCTGCTTCTTCCAGCAATTAACGCCCCGGGTTCAGAAGATATACCATTAGTGCGGCCGCATGCCCTGGCCGTGCATTCCTACAAGGCACCCACATTTTGTGACTTCTGTGGGGAGATGCTGTTCGGTCTGGTTCGCCAGGGACTGAAGTGTGACGGATGTGGTCAAAACTATCACAAACGCTGTGTCGTTAAAGTGCCAAATAATTGCAGCCGGGTGGAGCACACCGGTGTACTGAACAGCAACAACGGCAAAAGGCGGACATCTTCGTCCCTGCATCCGCCCCCACCGCGAAGCCCATCCGGTGGTTCCAACACATCCCTCATCTCAGACGATCAAAGCAGCACAACTGGATCCGGTTCACTGCTG CTTACTGCTCAACAAACGGCGCCCGGGAGCATCCGCCAGAACCGATCCCCATCGCTGGGCAGTCGAGGCTGCAGTACCGTTGGCAGCATCAAAATACCTCACAGCTTCTCTATCCATACCTACACTCGTCCGACGGTTTGCCAGTACTGTAAGAAGCTGCTCAAAGGACTGTTTAAACAGGGTGTCCAGTGTCGGGATTGTCATTACAATGCGCACAAAAAATGTGTGGAGCTAGTACCGAAAGATTGTACGGGAGAAAACACTCAGCCGGTAGATCCGCACGATGACCGAACTGGTGGGAATGATCGAGAAATGACCTACAAAGAGGATGGTGGGGACGAAAGTGATGTGGACGATAACGTATGCGGAGCTGGAAGTTCGAGTAATAACAATAGCAGCAGTAGTCAGAATCGGAATATGAATCTGTTGATGGATGCTGGACCTCCGGTTAAAATTAACGGAATGATCACGCCGCTACACGAAGAAGATGTAGCAGAGTGCAGTGATCGTTTAGCTGTGATCTGCGAACAGTCTCGACAATCGAGTGATTCTTCATCGTCACCTAGTGCAAATATTCCGCTCATGAGAATTGTGCAATCTGTAAAACACACTAAGAGACGCGATGGCCGAGCCGTCAAGGAAGGTTGGTTGGTACATTTTACCAACAAGGACAAATCAGTCAAACGACATTACTGGCGGCTGGATTCCAAAGCCATCACGTTGTTTGTTTCGGATCAGGGAAGCAAGTATTATCGAGAGATACCTTTGAACGAAATTCTCACTGTAGACCCCGctagaaatttgcaaaatgaaGTGCTGCATTGCTTCGAGATACGGACAGCCAACGTGGATTACTTTGTCGGGCAGGACCCGTTGTATAATCTCAAAGAAG GCGATCCTATGCTCGCGCTTCCGCCGCCGGACAGTGGAATAGGCGCATACCTGGCCAAAAGCTGGGAAACTGCCATCAAACAAGCGCTGATGCCGGTCACCAGTAGTCGCACCGAGTCTGTTAGCAGTGAGCCGGAGGAAAAGGTCACCGACATGAGTCAACTCTACCAAATTTTCCCCGATGAAGTGCTtggctccggacagtttggaaTCGTTTACGGTGGCATTCATCGGAAGACACACCGGGCGGTGGCCATTAAGGTAATCGATAAGCTGCGCTTTCCCACCAAACAGGAGGCACAGCTGAAGAACGAAGTTGCTATTCTGCAAAATTTGTGTCACGCCGGGGTCGTCAATTTGGAGCGCATGTTCGAAACGCCGGAGCGTATTTTTGTGGTAATGGAAAAGTTGAAGGGGGACAtgctggaaatgattttgtcACATCAAAACGGGCGACTAAACGAAAGAGTTACGAAGTTCCTGATTACTCAG ATTCTGGTAGCTTTGAAGTATCTGCATAGCCGCAATATCGTTCACTGTGATCTGAAACCAGAAAACGTGCTGCTATCGTCGGACAACGAATTTCCGCAAGTGAAGCTGTGCGATTTTGGATTCGCCCGGATCATTGGGGAAAAGTCATTCCGCAGATCTGTGGTAGGAACGCCGGCCTATCTGG CTCCTGAAGTTCTACGGAACAAAGGATACAATCGCTCGCTGGATATGTGGAGCGTGGGAGTTATCATCTACGTCAGTTTAAGTGGAACGTTTCCCTTCAACGAGGACGAAGATATCAAcgatcagattcagaatgctgCCTTCATGTACCCCCCGAACCCGTGGAAAGAAATTTCCTCCGatg CGATCGATCTCATCAACAATTTGCTGCAGGTCAAGCAGCGGAAGCGTTTTACGGTTGATAAGAGTTTGCTACACTGTTGGCTGCAAGATTTGCAAACCTGGAACGATCTGCGTATACTGGAAGCTCAGGTTGGTTTGCGATATCTGACGCACGAATCCGATGACGCACGTTGGGGTTCCTCTACGCTGATGGGAGGCGGGATGCCATGA